From the genome of Miscanthus floridulus cultivar M001 chromosome 10, ASM1932011v1, whole genome shotgun sequence, one region includes:
- the LOC136489847 gene encoding dolabradiene monooxygenase-like — protein sequence MEKVLVAVGVVVVSVILSKLIKSTSAAAGTVVDLSKMISSFVNDTFVRESIGSRCKYQDEYLDALGTAIGMISELSVANIFPSSRLLQNLSTAPRRAMACRNRMTRIVGQIIREMKEAMDRGDKALNESLISVLLSLQKEASLPIELTDDIVMGLMLELFGAGSDTSSTTLTWCMTELIRYPATMARAQAEVREAFKGKTTTITEDDLARANLSYLKCVVKEALRLHCPLPIIQRRCRETCQVMGYDIPKGTWVFVHVWAICRDAKYWEDAERFENTNRDYKGTDYEFLPFGSGRRMCPGVNLGLANIELALASLLYHFDWKLPSGVEPKDVDVWEAAGLVGKKKTGLLLHPVTRISN from the exons ATGGAGAAGGTGCTCGTGGCCgtgggcgtggtggtggtgtCCGTCATCCTCTCCAAGCTCATCAAGT CCACTTCCGCCGCTGCCGGCACCGTGGTCGACCTGTCCAAGATGATCTCTAGCTTTGTCAACGACACCTTCGTCAGGGAGTCCATCGGCAGCCGGTGCAAGTATCAGGACGAGTACCTGGATGCCTTGGGCACTGCGATCGGGATGATCTCGGAACTAAGCGTAGCTAACATCTTCCCGTCATCTAGGCTGTTGCAGAATCTTAGCACGGCGCCACGCAGAGCGATGGCGTGCCGCAACCGGATGACGCGTATCGTTGGGCAGATCATCCGCGAGATGAAGGAAGCCATGGACCGGGGTGACAAGGCTTTAAACGAGAGCTTGATATCTGTCCTGCTCAGTCTGCAGAAAGAGGCCAGCTTGCCCATCGAGCTCACCGATGACATCGTCATGGGGCTCATGCTT GAATTGTTTGGCGCGGGCAGCGACACCTCGTCGACCACGCTGACCTGGTGCATGACAGAGCTAATCCGGTACCCGGCTACCATGGCCAGAGCACAGGCCGAGGTCCGGGAGGCCTTCAAGGGGAAAACCACCACCATCACCGAGGACGATCTCGCCAGGGCAAACCTTAGCTACCTCAAGTGTGTGGTGAAGGAAGCTCTCAGGCTGCACTGCCCGTTGCCGATCATCCAACGCAGATGCCGTGAGACATGCCAGGTCATGGGATACGACATTCCTAAGGGCACATGGGTGTTCGTCCACGTTTGGGCCATTTGCAGGGACGCCAAGTACTGGGAAGATGCTGAGCGGTTCGagaacaccaaccgagactacaAAGGGACAGACTATGAGTTTCTCCCATTCGGGTCTGGCCGCCGAATGTGTCCAGGAGTAAACCTTGGATTGGCCAACATCGAGCTTGCACTGGCGAGCCTTCTGTACCACTTCGATTGGAAACTACCGAGCGGAGTGGAGCCTAAGGATGTCGACGTTTGGGAGGCTGCAGGACTGGTTGGGAAGAAAAAGACAGGCCTGCTTTTGCACCCTGTCACCCGCATATCTAATTAA